The Candidatus Omnitrophota bacterium DNA window TCGGATCTGAAAACAATAGTTTTCGTATAGTAGTCACGCCCTTAAGGCGCTGGGTCTCATCAACTATATATATGTAAGGCACCGTCTCAACATCTTTAGTCTGATTCTTTATATATTCTATCGCCGCCTCAACAGACATTGTAGACAGCATCGATACATATTCCATTGTCATAAGGCCGCCCGCGGAATCACTGGAGTATCCCAATAGCGTGGAAAGCTTCTTGGCTCTGTCGGAACTCATCAGGGTGAGTATATTATCAACGGCATTTCTGGACAATTTACCCAATAGATCGGTCGCTTCGTCCGAAGACATATTCGCTACCACCTCTGCCGCTTCCTTTTTGTCTAATTCGTTCAATATGGCTTTTTGATCATCAAATTCAAGATTTTCGAATATTCTCGCCCTTGTATTAACATCTATGGCCCTAAAGAGAGCCATCTTCTGGTTAATGTTAAGGTCCTGCATAATCTCGCCAAAATCTGCCGGAGGTATCGAAAGAAGCTGTTTTTGCGATACCGAGAGCTTCATCGTCATGCTCGCGGAATTTACAGCTACGGGCTGGACGTACTTCCATGAGACCATGTCATCTTTTTTGAGATATGCGGAATCAGGATTTATGGCTTTCAAACAGATATCTATCCACCTTTCCCATCCAAGCCGGCGCATCAGGCCGCGCAGGCCTATATCAACATGAGCGACCATAAGCTCATGATCTATCTTTAACAGATGTATATCATTAACGCGTATTACTTTGTGGTTATGGGTATCTACAACCTGCTGGTCCAGAATATCGCGTTTAAGTAAAAATTCATAGCTCTTGGGCTCGCGCTCAAATTTAATATCGCCTGATTTTAAGTTTAAAACTATCTCCTCATCCACTTCTAATACTGACAAAAAAGGCACACACGCGTATGCCCTATTAATAAAACCTTTTCTTACAATAAGCTCATCGGATTTAGGATAAACATCGCTCATCTTCGCGGAGACATCCCACACTTTGCCTATGAACTTTCTATCGGCATCAAGAACGTCC harbors:
- a CDS encoding CBS domain-containing protein, which codes for MDGVTSAEIKAKAAAMFVGFSEILEKDVLDADRKFIGKVWDVSAKMSDVYPKSDELIVRKGFINRAYACVPFLSVLEVDEEIVLNLKSGDIKFEREPKSYEFLLKRDILDQQVVDTHNHKVIRVNDIHLLKIDHELMVAHVDIGLRGLMRRLGWERWIDICLKAINPDSAYLKKDDMVSWKYVQPVAVNSASMTMKLSVSQKQLLSIPPADFGEIMQDLNINQKMALFRAIDVNTRARIFENLEFDDQKAILNELDKKEAAEVVANMSSDEATDLLGKLSRNAVDNILTLMSSDRAKKLSTLLGYSSDSAGGLMTMEYVSMLSTMSVEAAIEYIKNQTKDVETVPYIYIVDETQRLKGVTTIRKLLFSDPKEIVVNTIFPSTIYIKLSDSVKEVAHLMDKYKVSALPVVDENKIMHGIITIDDILSQVVSIAWRKRPKKVKGL